The following is a genomic window from Spiribacter sp. 1M189.
TGGGTGTGCCCGCGAGCCGGTGGTCAGCGCCATGGCCGAGCTCATCCGCGACTTGCCGCCGGTCAAGGCACTGCCCGACAGCTAGCGCCGGGGCGCACTGATATAATCCGGCGTCATGGATGTCTCCGATCTGATCGATCCCCTCAATCCGGCCCAGCGTGAGGCCGTCACCGCCCCATTGGGCCATGCGCTGGTGTTGGCCGGCGCGGGCAGCGGCAAGACCCGCGTGCTGACCCATCGGGCAGCCTGGCTTGTGCGCGTGGAGGGCGCGACCCCCTGGAACCTGCTGGCGGTGACCTTCACCAACAAGGCCGCCGCCGAAATGCGCGGTCGCATCGAGCAGCTGCTCGGCGTGTCAGGCTCCGGCATGTGGGTGGGCACCTTCCACGGCCTCAGTCACCGCCTGCTGCGGCTGCACTGGCAGGAGGCCGGCCTGCCGCAGGGTTTTCAGATACTCGACAGCGAGGATCAGCGGCGCCTGGTCAAGCGGGTCATGCGCGATCTGGAGGTGGACGAGAACCGCTGGCCGGTCCGCCAGCTCCAGGGCTTCATCAACGCCCGCAAGGATGCCGGCGAGCGTCCCGAAGATCTGGATACCGGCGACCCCTACAGCGGTCAGATGGCGCGGGTCTACACCGCCTACGAAGCGGCCTGCCGCACTGCCGGCGTGGTCGATTTCGCCGAACTGATGCTGCGCACCGTCGAGATGCTGCAGAACCACCTGGAGCTGCTCGGCCATTACCGCCGACGTTTCCGGCATGTGCTCGTGGACGAGTTCCAGGACACCAACGGTATTCAGTACGAGTGGCTCAAGCTGCTTGCCGGTCCCGAGTCGGATGTCTTCATCGTGGGGGATGATGATCAGTCGATCTATGGCTGGCGTGGTGCCCGGGTGGAGAATCTGCAGCGATTCCGGGAGGACTACTCCAACACGCGTGTTCTGCGTCTGGAGCAGAACTACCGATCCACCAGCACCATCCTCGAGGCCGCCAATACCCTGATCGCGCGGAACAGTGACCGCCTTGGCAAGAAGCTCTGGACCGAGGGCGAGCAGGGCGAGCCCATCGCCCTGTATGCGGCGTTCAACGAGCAGGACGAGGCCCGCTTCGTGGTCGAGCGGCTGATGGCCATGGTCGAGGAGCACGGGCTGGCGCGGCGGGATATCGCCATTCTCTACCGATCCAATGCCCAGTCACGCACGTTCGAGGAGGCCCTGCTGGCCCGTCGCATTCCCTACCGCGTCTATGGCGGCCTGCGCTTTTTCGAGCGGGCCGAGATCAAGGATGCGCTGGCCTATCTACGCCTGATCGCCAACCGCGATGACAGCGCGGCGCTGGAGCGCATCATCAACACGCCCACCCGTGGCATCGGCAATCGCACGCTTGAGGCCATTCGGCTGGCCGCCCGCGATCAGGATGCGAGCCTCTGGGCGGCGGCCCGTGGCCTGGTGGAAAGCCGCGGCGTATTGCCGGCCCGGGCCGGCAACGCGCTGCGTGCCTTTCTGGAACTGATTGACGGCCTCGCCGCCGAGACCGCGGACCTGGATCTCGCCGACCGGCTCGAGACCGTGCTGGAGCGCAGCGGTCTGCGCGGTCATGTTGGCAAGGATCGTTCGGAACGCGCCCAGGACAAGCTCGAGAACCTCGACGAGCTCATTACCGCCGCGCACAGTTTCGAGCAGGACGGCACGGTCGATGAGGGCATGGACACGCTCACGGCCTTCCTTGCCCATGCGGCGCTGGAAGCGGGCGAAGGGCAGGCGGGTGCCTGGGAGGACTGCGTCCAGCTGATGACGCTGCACTCCGCCAAGGGCCTGGAGTTCCCAGTGGTTTTCCTTGCCGGGCTCGAGGAGGGGCTGTTTCCGCACCGTATGTCGGTGGAGGAGCCTGGCCGGCTGGAAGAGGAACGGCGCCTGGCCTATGTGGGCATCACTCGGGCCCGCCAGCGCCTGCTGATCACCTACGCTGAGCGCCGCCGGCTGCATGGCCGTGACGAATTCGGCATTGCCTCGCGCTTCATCCGCGAGCTCCCGCCCGGGTTGATTGACGAGGTAAGGGCGCGCTTCTCGGTGACCGGGCCGGATGCCGCCGGCGGCGGGTTGGGCGATGGCGTCATCCCCGAAGCGGAATTCAATCTCGGTGAGCGCGTGCAGCACAGCCGCTTTGGCGAGGGGGTGGTGCTGGACTGTGAGGGGAGCGGTCCCAACGCCCGCATCCAGGTCAACTTCGACGACGTGGGCGCGAAGTGGCTGGTGGCGGCCTATGCCAATCTGGAGCGCGCCTAGAGGTTGAGCAGGATCTCGCGCTCCTGCGGAGACGGTTCGAAATCCCGGTCGCGGTAGTGTGCGAAGATAGCATCGATCGCGGCCTGGGGTTCATCCAGCACCTGGAACAGCGAGAGATCCTCCGGGTCGGCATTACCCGCCCCGACCATTGTTTTTTCCAGCCACTGCGCGAGCCCCTGCCAGTAATCCGTGCCCATCAGGATGACCGGAATACGCCGGGTCTTGCCGGTCTGCACCAGAGTGAGGATTTCGGCGAGCTCATCCAGCGTGCCGAAGCCGCCGGGAAAGACGACATAAGCCGAGGCATACTTCACGAACATCACCTTGCGGGCAAAGAAGTGCCGGAAGTTCAGCGCGATCTCCTGATACGCGTTCGGCGTCTGCTCCCGCGGCAGCTGGATGTTCAGCCCGATGCTGGCCGATGCACCCTCCCGAGCGCCCTTGTTGGCCGCCTCCATGATGCCCGGGCCGCCACCGCTGACGACGGAAAAGCCGGCATCGGAAAGCAGGCGCGCCGTGGCCTCAGCGCGCTGATAGTCAGGATCATCCGGCGCCTTGCGTGCCGAGCCGAAAATGCTCACCGACGGCCCCACCGGGGAGAGGCGCTCGAAGCCCTCCACGAACTCGGCCATGATCTGGAAAATTCGCCAGGACTCCCGCGTCATCAGTGTCGGATCGAGGCCGGCGGCGCCATTGTCCCGGCCCGACCGCTGGCCATCGTGATGTGTCATGGTTGTCTCCCCCGGCCTGTGAATGCCGGCATTGTCGCATGGCCGTCGCCGCGGCCGTGCGCTGTCACTGCCACGAGCGCGGCGGTTATCATGGCGGGGTCGTCAGAAAGGAAGACCGCATGACCGATCCCGACAAGCGCCTGCTGCTGGTGGATGGCTCGTCCTACCTGTATCGCGCCTACCACGCCCTGCCGCCGCTCACCAATCCGGCCGGTGAGCCCACCGGCGCCGTCTACGGGGTCATCAGCATGCTGCGCCGGCTCATGCAGGACTACCGGCCGGTGCATATGGGCGTGGTCTTTGATGCCCCCGGCAAGACCTTCCGGGACGAGCTGTTCCCCGAGTACAAGGCCAACCGACCGCCGATGCCGGACGATCTCGCTACCCAGCTCGATCCACTGAAGGCGGTGGTTCGCGCCATGGGGCTGCCGCTCATCGAGGTAAGCGGGGTCGAGGCGGATGATGTGATCGGAACACTCGCCGTGCGGGGGCGTCGCGATGGGCTGTCGCTGCTGATCTCCACCGGCGACAAGGACATGGCGCAGCTGGTCAATGGTGGCGTGACGCTGCTCAATACCATGTCCAACACCGTGCTGGACCGTGACGGCGTGGTGGAGAAGTTCGGCGTGGCGCCGGAGTCCATCATCGACTACCTCGCCCTGGTGGGTGACACGTCGGACAACATCCCCGGCGTGCCCAAGGTGGGGCCGAAGACGGCGGCGAAATGGCTCAATCAGTACGGCTCCATTGACGGCATCCGTGAGCATGCGGATGCCATCGGCGGCAAGGTCGGCGAGAGCCTCCGGGACCATCTCGAGGCGCTGGATCTCTCCCGCCAGCTCGCCACCATTCACTGCGACGTCGATCTGCCATTGGAACCGCTGGCGATCCGCCTCGATCAGCCGGACCGCGGCGAGCTCGCCCGGCTCTACCGACGGCTGGGCTTTAATACCTGGTTGCGGGAGATTGAGGCCGACGGCGAGCGCAACGCTGACCCGGCGGCCGGAGAGGCCGTGGCGAGTCATGATCCGGCGGATCCACAGGCGGACTATGCCTGTCTGCAGGATGAGGCCGGCTTCGACGCCTGGCTGGAGCGGCTTGCCGCGGCCGAGCTCTTCGCCCTTGATCTCGAGACCGACAGCCTCGAGTACATGAACGCCGCCATCGTGGGCGTCTCGTTTGCCATTGAGCCCGGCGAGGCCGCCTATCTGCCACTGGCCCATACCGGCCCGGACCAGCCGGTGCAGCTTGACCGGGACGCGGCCCTGGAGCGACTGCGGCCGCTGCTGGAGGACCCCCAGGTCCGCAAGGTGGGCCAGAACCTGAAGTACGACATGAGCGTTCTGGCCAACCACGGCATCACGCTGCGCGGCGTGGTCCACGACACGATGTTGGAGTCGTATTGTCTCGATGCCACTGCATCGCGGCACGACATGGATTCGCTTGCGCAGAAGTACCTGAATTATCGGCCGATTGGCTATGAGCAGGTCGCCGGCAAGGGGGCGCGACAGATCACCTTCGATCAGGTCGCGCTGGATCAGGCCGTGGACTATGCCGCCGAGGACGCCGACATTACTCTGCGGCTGCACGGTGAACTCTGGCCGGCGCTTGCCGAGCGACCGGGACCGAAGTCGATCTACGAAACCATCGAGATTCCGCTGCTGCCGGTGCTCTCGCGCATTGAGCGAACGGGCGTCCGGGTGGATGCCACGTTGCTCGGCGCTCAAAGCGGTGAGCTCGCCGAGACCATGCAGCGACTTGAGGCGCAGGCGCATGCCTGTGCCGGTGGGCCATTCAACCTCGGCTCGCCCAAGCAGATCCAGGAAATCCTCTACGAGCGCCAGGGTCTGCCGGTACTGGCCAAGACGCCGAAGGGCGCCCCGTCCACGGCGGAATCCGTCCTCGAGGAGCTGGCGGCCCAGGGGCATGAGCTGCCCCGCCTGATTCTCGACTACCGCGGCGTATCCAAGCTGCGCTCGACCTACACCGAGAAGTTGCCGACCCTGATCAACCCGCGCACGGGTCGGGTCCACACCTCCTATCACCAGGCGGTGGCCGCCACCGGGCGGCTGTCATCGTCGGACCCGAATCTGCAGAACATCCCGGTGCGGACCCCCGAGGGCCGGCGTATCCGTCGCGCCTTTATTCCCGAGCCCGGCCATCGGCTCATGGCCGCCGACTACTCCCAGGTCGAGCTGCGCATCATGGCGCATCTGTCGGGAGATGATGGTCTGCGGCGGGCATTCGCCGAGGGGCTCGACATCCATGCGGCGACGGCGGCCGAGGTGTTCGGCAGCGCGGCGGACGCCGTCACCAATGACCAGCGACGGGCGGCCAAGGCCATCAACTTCGGCCTCATCTATGGCATGTCGGCCTGGGGGCTGGCCCGCCAGCTCGGCATCGAGCGCGGCGAGGCCCAGGCCTACGTCGATCGCTACTTCGACCGGTATCCCGGTGTGCGGGAATTCATGGATCGCACCCGCCAACTGGCCCATGAACAGGGCTACGTGGAAACGGTTTTCGGACGCCGGCTGTATCTGCCCGAAATCAACAGTCGCAACAACCAGCGGCGACAGTATGCCGAGCGGACGGCCATCAACGCGCCCATGCAGGGAACGGCTGCCGATATCATCAAGCGGGCCATGATCGCCGTGGACGGCTGGATTGCGGCCGAACATCCCGACGTCGCGCTCGTCATGCAGGTGCACGACGAGCTGGTGCTGGAGGTGCCCACAGGTGACGAGGACCGGGTTGCCGAGCGTATCCGCGGTTTCATGGAGGCGGCCGCGGAGCTGGACGTGCCACTGGAGGTGGAAATCGGTGTGGGGGAAAACTGGGAGAGCGCGCACTGAACTTCCCCCATGGTGCACTGTCCCATCAGGTGCGCCAGTGCCCGGCGCGGCCCGCTACTCCCTCCCTTACTAGCGGGCCAGCGAGGCCCGGCCGAGCCCCCAAGGCCGGGTCCACTGTCCCCGGAGACCACACCCCATGGGCTCCGGGGTTTTTTATGTCTGTAACCACTCGTCAAGCTGAGCCCGGGCCGCCTCCACGCCATCCCGGGTCTGCGCGGAGAAGAGCTGGGCGCTGGCTTCCGGGCACATGCGCGCCGCTGCTGATCGAACGGATTGCAGTGTATTGCCGGCCGGACCGCGACGCAGCTTGTCCGCCTTGCTCAACAGGATGTGCACCGGCAGCCCGGCGGCCTCGCACCACAGCAGCATCTGCTCGTCGAGCGGGCCAAGGGGGTGGCGCACATCCGTGATCAGGACCAGCCCGCGTAGGCTCTGACGGGTTTCGAGGTACTGTGGCAGCGCTTTCTGCCAGTGAGCCCGTAGCGCCGGCGGAGCCTTCGCATAGCCATAGCCCGGCAGGTCGATCAGGCGCCGGGCGCTGTCCGGCGCGCCGATCGGGAAGACATTGATCTGCTGTGTCCGCCCCGGGGTCTTGCTGACCCGCGCCAGCTGTTTCTGATCGGTAATGGCGTTGAGCGCGCTGGATTTACCGGCGTTCGAGCGACCGGCGAATGCCACCTCTTCACCGGCATCGGCGGGGAGCTGGGCCGGGTCAGCGGCTGAGAGAAGAAACTGAGCCTGACGGTAGTCAATTGACACGGCTTTGGCCTCGCGCGGAAATTGACCCCCGAAGGGGGCGTTGGTATAAAACCAGCGATTGTACTCGAGGTTTGTCGCTAATCATGATCGCCAAGACGCTTCCCGCGCTCGCCACGTTCCTGCTGGTCAGCTTTTCCGCCACGGCTCAGCTGGAGGATGCCGACCCGATGCGGGGCGAGACCTCGGCGGCGGTGTGCGCCGCCTGCCATGGTCAGAATGGCAACAGTATGTCGCCGGAGTGGCCGAACCTCGCCGGCCAGCATGCCGACTACATCTTCGAACAGCTGCAGTATTACAAGTCGGGCGAGCGCAACAACGCCATCATGCTCGGCCAGGCCGCCGGTCTGGATGAGCAGACCATGGCCGATCTCGCG
Proteins encoded in this region:
- the uvrD gene encoding DNA helicase II is translated as MDVSDLIDPLNPAQREAVTAPLGHALVLAGAGSGKTRVLTHRAAWLVRVEGATPWNLLAVTFTNKAAAEMRGRIEQLLGVSGSGMWVGTFHGLSHRLLRLHWQEAGLPQGFQILDSEDQRRLVKRVMRDLEVDENRWPVRQLQGFINARKDAGERPEDLDTGDPYSGQMARVYTAYEAACRTAGVVDFAELMLRTVEMLQNHLELLGHYRRRFRHVLVDEFQDTNGIQYEWLKLLAGPESDVFIVGDDDQSIYGWRGARVENLQRFREDYSNTRVLRLEQNYRSTSTILEAANTLIARNSDRLGKKLWTEGEQGEPIALYAAFNEQDEARFVVERLMAMVEEHGLARRDIAILYRSNAQSRTFEEALLARRIPYRVYGGLRFFERAEIKDALAYLRLIANRDDSAALERIINTPTRGIGNRTLEAIRLAARDQDASLWAAARGLVESRGVLPARAGNALRAFLELIDGLAAETADLDLADRLETVLERSGLRGHVGKDRSERAQDKLENLDELITAAHSFEQDGTVDEGMDTLTAFLAHAALEAGEGQAGAWEDCVQLMTLHSAKGLEFPVVFLAGLEEGLFPHRMSVEEPGRLEEERRLAYVGITRARQRLLITYAERRRLHGRDEFGIASRFIRELPPGLIDEVRARFSVTGPDAAGGGLGDGVIPEAEFNLGERVQHSRFGEGVVLDCEGSGPNARIQVNFDDVGAKWLVAAYANLERA
- the yihA gene encoding ribosome biogenesis GTP-binding protein YihA/YsxC; this encodes MSIDYRQAQFLLSAADPAQLPADAGEEVAFAGRSNAGKSSALNAITDQKQLARVSKTPGRTQQINVFPIGAPDSARRLIDLPGYGYAKAPPALRAHWQKALPQYLETRQSLRGLVLITDVRHPLGPLDEQMLLWCEAAGLPVHILLSKADKLRRGPAGNTLQSVRSAAARMCPEASAQLFSAQTRDGVEAARAQLDEWLQT
- a CDS encoding LOG family protein: MTHHDGQRSGRDNGAAGLDPTLMTRESWRIFQIMAEFVEGFERLSPVGPSVSIFGSARKAPDDPDYQRAEATARLLSDAGFSVVSGGGPGIMEAANKGAREGASASIGLNIQLPREQTPNAYQEIALNFRHFFARKVMFVKYASAYVVFPGGFGTLDELAEILTLVQTGKTRRIPVILMGTDYWQGLAQWLEKTMVGAGNADPEDLSLFQVLDEPQAAIDAIFAHYRDRDFEPSPQEREILLNL
- the polA gene encoding DNA polymerase I; this encodes MTDPDKRLLLVDGSSYLYRAYHALPPLTNPAGEPTGAVYGVISMLRRLMQDYRPVHMGVVFDAPGKTFRDELFPEYKANRPPMPDDLATQLDPLKAVVRAMGLPLIEVSGVEADDVIGTLAVRGRRDGLSLLISTGDKDMAQLVNGGVTLLNTMSNTVLDRDGVVEKFGVAPESIIDYLALVGDTSDNIPGVPKVGPKTAAKWLNQYGSIDGIREHADAIGGKVGESLRDHLEALDLSRQLATIHCDVDLPLEPLAIRLDQPDRGELARLYRRLGFNTWLREIEADGERNADPAAGEAVASHDPADPQADYACLQDEAGFDAWLERLAAAELFALDLETDSLEYMNAAIVGVSFAIEPGEAAYLPLAHTGPDQPVQLDRDAALERLRPLLEDPQVRKVGQNLKYDMSVLANHGITLRGVVHDTMLESYCLDATASRHDMDSLAQKYLNYRPIGYEQVAGKGARQITFDQVALDQAVDYAAEDADITLRLHGELWPALAERPGPKSIYETIEIPLLPVLSRIERTGVRVDATLLGAQSGELAETMQRLEAQAHACAGGPFNLGSPKQIQEILYERQGLPVLAKTPKGAPSTAESVLEELAAQGHELPRLILDYRGVSKLRSTYTEKLPTLINPRTGRVHTSYHQAVAATGRLSSSDPNLQNIPVRTPEGRRIRRAFIPEPGHRLMAADYSQVELRIMAHLSGDDGLRRAFAEGLDIHAATAAEVFGSAADAVTNDQRRAAKAINFGLIYGMSAWGLARQLGIERGEAQAYVDRYFDRYPGVREFMDRTRQLAHEQGYVETVFGRRLYLPEINSRNNQRRQYAERTAINAPMQGTAADIIKRAMIAVDGWIAAEHPDVALVMQVHDELVLEVPTGDEDRVAERIRGFMEAAAELDVPLEVEIGVGENWESAH